The genomic region AATGATTATTGCCAGTATCGCTATCCTGGTTTCCATATGGCCCTCCCTGAGGCAACAGCCCCTGTTTCAGCATACCAGCAATCAAAAACAATGGCAATTGACAACAGACAGTACTTTTCTTACATCCTACGTGCAAAGGGCAGTGGTTTGATCTCCCGAAGTACTGCGGCATGCCCATCAAAAGAAAGTCTCAGGGCATATCCCTGTCCATTGTCCATATGTATCTGTGAAAATTGGGATCTTTCAAAAGCTCCCAAAGTAACAAGCAAAACCCGTGAAGCGACACTATGGGAAACAAAGCACAAGCTATGCAAACCATCCTCGTGTAATTCCCTAAGGCTGGAAGTCAGAAAATCAGACATTCTCTGAGCTATCTGGATAAAACTTTCTTCATCAGCCAATCGCTTGTCAGCTAACCAATTGGAAAAAAAGTGCTGTAGGTTGCCCCCACCCTGTGGCAAGTTTTCAAATTTACCGAAATTGATTTCCCTAAGAGAGGAACTCGTCCCGTCAAGCGTGGCCCTACCAGCATAGAGAGTATTGAATGTATCGACGCAACGGTCCATATCCGAAGAATAATTCCTATCACAAACAGGATATAATCGCTCTTGGCTCAGCCTTTCAAGCTCCTTCCTTCCTTTCTCCAACAAAGGGACATTGCTCTGTCCGCTGAGTGTGGAAAGACGGTTTCCCAATGAATAGCCATGGCGTATGAGCAAAAACTGAAATTCGTCTTCTGTATGCATGCATACAATATTCCAAATCATTGCCGGTTTGACAAGTAGTCAAGCCTTTTTTTGTTTTCTCTCTTCGACGCTTACATCCAATCCATAGGAAAGAGAGGAACAGATATCCATAAGATATGTACCTACATTCATCACGTCCCCCATGATTGAATTGAAATATGGTGTCATCATAGGATTACATATGCCGCTGTCCAACCGTACCATATGGTTTGCCTTCATTGCCTCTTCCATATCACCGAGTTGTTCTTTTTCCCTGATTACCATCATGATGCTCAAATCGTCACCACTTTTCAATGTCTGGAATGCATTTCGACTCATTTCAACAACTCCGGATAACAAATGTCGTACTTCACGTTCTCCGGCATCTGAAAATTCCAATCCCTTGGCATGCATTTCTTCCAATTCCTCAAGCATCCTGCGAATCTGAATGGCAATTCTTTCCAATCCTGATGCAACGAGCAACAGCTCGGTCACTGTATCTGTCTGGGCTTCAGTAGAAGTCCCGACGCTGATCAGCCTGGAAAGGTAATGTTGCACTTCCCGCTGCAAATCACATAGCTCTTTCCACTTTGCCTTCAGCAAGCGGACTTGTCCCGGTTCAAAAGGTACGACAGCCTGCTTCGTATCCTTCAACGTTGAATAGAATACATCGCAGCTCTGCAATACTTCCTGCTGGCACATATGGAGTGCAAACACTGGTTGGTTAAGCAGTTTTTCATCTAGGAATACCTTTGAGGAAACCTGTTCATGATGCTGCACTTCTTCTGCAGAAGGTGGAACAATCGTCATCACAATCTTTACCATCAACCATACAAAAGGTATCCACAGCAGGGTATTGATGACATTGAATGAAGTATGGGCATTGGCAATCTGCCTGGAAATCACTTCAAGTTCGGGTCCCTTCGGAGAAATGAACTGAACCAACTGTGCGAACGGATGCATCAGGCAGACAAACAGGAGACTGCCGACGACATTGAAGATGCTATGGGCAACTGCAGTCCGCTTGGCATTGCGGCTTTGTCCGATGCTTGCAAGCAAAGCAGTAATGGTAGTACCTATATTATCACCAAGCAGGATAGGAATAGCGCCCGTAAGTCCTATAATCGAATGGACACCATCAGGGCCAGGAGTACTTGCAAAGTTCTGCAGCACGGCAATAGTCGCCGAAGAGCTTTGTACGACGATTGTCATCAATGCACCTGTAAGTACCCCAAGGAAAGGAACATGTGAAACCTTTCCGATCAAACGTATGAACACTGCTGAATGGGCCAATGGTTTCATCATTGATCCCATCGTCTCTATTCCTACGAACAGCAATCCAAAAGCAAAGATAGTAAGCCCAATGTTCTTTCTTTTCTCATTCTTGCCGACAAAATAAAGGAGAAAACCGGCAAATAATATCGGCCAGATATAATCTGACAACTTGAAGGCTATCAGCTGAGCTGTCATCGTCGTACCGATATTTGCACCGAAGATAACAGAAATTGCCTGGGGAAGATCCATCAGACCGGCACTGACAAACCCTATGACCATGACCGTCGTTGCGCTTGAACTCTGCAGCACCATGGTGGTAACCGTACCGGCAAGAACTCCGAAGAATACATTCTTTGTCAGGATACCAAGGACTTGTTTCATCCTTTCGCCGGCAACTTTCTGCAGGCCTTCACTCATAAGATTCATACCATAGAGGAATATGGCAAGACCACCCAATAAGCCAAATATAATGCCGAAAGCATCAGCCATGCAATTGAATCTCCTTCTATGCCTGTATGTTAAAAAAGTATGAGAATTTTACCACTCCATGTGATGAAGATATCAATAATGACTTTGGCTTGTCAATTTATAGATAAAAATTTTATCTAAATTATTCCTTAAATTTGCTTATATTATTAAATCTCTCCATTTATCAAACCACATATTTCTTCAATGGCCCAACAAGGTAAATATAAACAAAATATAGTATTTTTTATTATAACTATAAGTCATTAATTATTTTTGAAACAAACTGGATACAGCAAAATGTAGCAACAACATGCAAAAATCTTCAAATAATGTCTTTTCAACACGGAAAAGCATTTCTTATACAACATCTATCTTCTTTTTTCTCCTCTTACATATTATTTTGGTAACAAATCTGCTTTCCACATGTATGGTAAAAAGGAATTAAGCCGCAAAAAGAATAGGATCTGCAAATATTTGCAGATCCCGCAGTGTCCGACGCATATGTATGCGTCATAGAGTAAATTCCTATCTCGAAATAGAATTACTTCGAATAAACCACCAAGCCATCCTTCCAACTATGGGGAAAAGAAATTTCCAAGGAATCAGGCTTTTTCGAAAAAGTAAAGACAAAGCTATCACTTTGCTTCTCAACGTGAAAAACCAAATCAGGTTCATCAAACTGAATTGTTCCCAAAGAAGACAAAGAAATGCACCAATGTCTGCCAGATCTCTTTACAGAAACAGCACATTCTTTCAAACGGATATTGCTTAGAGAAAAATCTGTATATTCCTGTGATACTGGATTAAAACAAAAGCCATGCTCACAAGGACTGATACCAGCAACAAAACGTATAATCAAATCAATGTAGAGGGACCCCCATCCTTGGAAAGGAAGGCCAGCCCCTTCTCCTGTCTCTGAATGATAATATTCATAGCAATTTTGATTCTGTACCGTATGTTGCAGAAACCGATCAAGTAAAATACCAGCTTCCCTAGGATATTCCTCACTGATACCATAAATCAAAGACCAAGTTATCTGAGGCCAATTTGCGCCACGCCAGAAATCCTTGGGATCATAGCATTTTTCTATCCTGCTTACCGATGGTACAGGAACCTCCGACAAGAATTCCTTGTCAGATAGAAGATAGTCGTTGATGAGACAATCCTTCTGTGCCTTGGTGGGAATATCAGTAAGGAGGGGAAGAAGCCCTGCAGCGGTACGGACTTTGATCTGTTCAGATGTTCCTGCAATGACATCGTAATAAAAACCATCCTCCGGACAGTACATTACAGCATTCATACTTTGCTTTTCCTTTTCCATACGGGTCCGAATCCCCTCCGGTTCCGTTTTCCCAAGTAATTTTGCTATCCTCAGAATGGTACCGCGTAAGATATAGACATACACATTGAAATCAACACTTTCAACATAGGGGTCAAGCACTCTGTTCCGGGTCACAGCATCAAACCGAGGGCTGTTATCCCATCCTGACTCCCAGATATTCACATAACAGGAAAGCCCTCTTTTCCCTAAATCCCGATAGACACCAAGCCATCGTTCATAAGCAACCAAAGAATCATAGAAATACTGCAGGTAATCCTTATGGCCATATTTGCAATATACTTGCCAGAGGGAAATACCGATGACAGGTGGTTGGGTTGTACCAGATGTATGGAAATCTCCATCCATCCACTCCCTTCCATTTGTCGGATACATAAACAATTCATAAGGCAACATGCCGCAACGCCATTGGTTTTTCACAAAATTCTTCATTTCATCTTCAGCCGGACCGGGTTTGTTATACCAAAGCAATGCAATGTTCTCAAACGCAGAGTCCCAGAAAAACTGATTGAAATAATGGAATTTGTTGACTGAGGTGAAAGGATACGGCAAATGTTTCCTTGTACAGGAAATTCGGCTTGAATGCAAAACATACCAACTGGTAGCATATATACGTTCAAGATCCGTGTCGACACAGGAAAACACAGGAAGTTCTTCAACTAAATGATCCCATCGGTTCTCAAGTTCCCGTGAAACTTCTCCATAGCAACAACTATGGGATTGACGGTCTTTGGAAGTATGTATTGACAACTCAACTGAAAAATGAGCTTCACCGTTTTTTTCAAAATTCGGTATCATTGTCATATGATAGGCAAAATTCCGTGCCGCAAGTGTCGATAGCAAACAGTTGTTTTCCTTACGTGCTTCAAGAGCAACCCAATACCGGAATCTTTTTTTCAAGTTAAAGCTGGAAAAATACTGTTGCCGTTCTACTTCTGTCTCCAAGACAGGCCGCAATCCAATATGTTCAGCCGGTTGAGAAAGGCTCAGGACAAAAGATTCATCTTCCCACACGCCTTCAATATGTGAAGTATCAGGAACTGCTGCATGCACAAAAGCTTCTTCCAACCAATGATAGGGAATACCTTCCGGTGAAAACAGGCAAGCACCGGATATACCTAACTGCAGGTCTTCTCTTGGCAAGTCACTTGACGCCGCCAAAGAAATATCCAACAGGACCCTGTCATCAATCACTGCAATTTTTTGTACATAGGTCAAACCATTTCCCGTATACTTTTTAATTTCCTCAATGGGAGACGAAGACCTTTCCACAAGTTCCATAGCAACAGGTAGTTTTCCTTTGTATATGGCAACTTCAAACAATGGTTGGAACTGCATCAAAGAAGCCCAATATCCATGGGATATACCCAGACTTGTCTCTTTTTCAGCCTGTTCTACCGTCAGTAAATTGCCAAAATATGCTGACATATCAGGCAAAAGAGAAAAGAATTTCTTTCTATTCATTGAACAACCCATATTTCCTTACCTTCAGGTAAACTTTTTCATTCAAGTGCAACTCTTCGTGTATCTCCACCAAAACAAAAGTTCCTGAATTACCTAGAGTAATCTGATATCTGTAGATATTTCCCAAGAAATAACATTTTGTCACAAGGCCGCAAAAACTTTCTGGTTCTGATACAGCAACCAAAGATATGTCTTCAGGACGCATAAACAGGATCGTCCCTGCTGATTCTTTGGAAACAGATGGAAGCGGAATCAAAAAGCCATCAGCCAGGACAAAAGATTTTCCACCCCTGAGAGTCCCAGGAAGCAGATTTGCCTTGCCGATGAAATCTGCAACAAAACTGTTGGCTGGTTCCTGATAGATTTCCTTAGGCGTCCCGATTTGTTGTATGCAGCCTGAACGTATGACTGCAATACGGTCCGATATCTCAAGCGCTTCTTCCTGGTCATGTGTCACGTAGATGGCAGTAACCCCCAGTTTCTGTTGGATTGACTTTATCTGCTGCCGCAGGATAATCCGAAGTTTTGCATCCAAGTTTGACAGTGGTTCATCAAGCAACAGCAGACGAGGGTCAATAACCAAAGCCCTGGCAATTGCAACCCGTTGCTGCTGTCCTCCGCTGAGTTCTTCAGGATACTTGTGTTCAATTCCTGGAAGTTCAACCAAGTCGAGAGCCCACTTGACTTTTTCATGAATAGCAGAAGCGTCATAGTTACGTATTTCAAGGCCATACGAAATATTATTGAAAATGGATTTGTTTGGCCATAAGGCATAGTTCTGGAATACAAATCCTATGTTCTTTTCCCACGGAGGCAAAGCTGTAGTATCTTCACCATTGAAAAAGATATGACCCGATGTCAATTTCTCAAAACCGGAAACACTTCGTAACAATGTAGTCTTGCCACAGCCGGAAGGGCCAAGCAATGTAAAGAATTCCCCTCCGCCGATCTCAAGGGAAATACCTCCCAATGCCTGCAATTTCCCAAAATTTTTTCTTGCATCGACAATCTTTACGGTAGTTGCCTGCTTGCTCTGTTCAGATACTTTCAATCCTAGCCTCCTTCGGCCGCCGGGCTTTTACTGTAATGATATACAAAGGAACATACAGCATGATCATCAAAAGGACAGTCATGGAAGATGCAACCCCGAAATCTGCGCCGGCATCAATTGTATTTTCGAATATGACCGCAGTCATTGGTTTCCATGGCGGACGATACAGAATAATCGTAGCGCTTATCTCCGTCATGATTTGCAGGAAAGCCAACGTCATACCACTCACTACACCGCTGAGCATAAGCGGAAACGTTATCTCCCTGAAGCTTCTCAAAGGCTTTGCTCCTAGGCTTTCTGCAGCCTCACCCAAGGCAGGATGTACCTGATAAAGCGATGATTCTGCACTTTTCACGGCATAGGGAAGCTTCCTGATGAAATAAGCAAGCATAAGGATGACCCATGTACCTGTCAACAGCAAGGGTTTCTGGTTGAAAAGCAGAATAAATCCGATGCCA from Spirochaetia bacterium harbors:
- a CDS encoding histidine phosphatase family protein, with amino-acid sequence MHTEDEFQFLLIRHGYSLGNRLSTLSGQSNVPLLEKGRKELERLSQERLYPVCDRNYSSDMDRCVDTFNTLYAGRATLDGTSSSLREINFGKFENLPQGGGNLQHFFSNWLADKRLADEESFIQIAQRMSDFLTSSLRELHEDGLHSLCFVSHSVASRVLLVTLGAFERSQFSQIHMDNGQGYALRLSFDGHAAVLREIKPLPFARRM
- a CDS encoding Na/Pi cotransporter family protein, with translation MADAFGIIFGLLGGLAIFLYGMNLMSEGLQKVAGERMKQVLGILTKNVFFGVLAGTVTTMVLQSSSATTVMVIGFVSAGLMDLPQAISVIFGANIGTTMTAQLIAFKLSDYIWPILFAGFLLYFVGKNEKRKNIGLTIFAFGLLFVGIETMGSMMKPLAHSAVFIRLIGKVSHVPFLGVLTGALMTIVVQSSSATIAVLQNFASTPGPDGVHSIIGLTGAIPILLGDNIGTTITALLASIGQSRNAKRTAVAHSIFNVVGSLLFVCLMHPFAQLVQFISPKGPELEVISRQIANAHTSFNVINTLLWIPFVWLMVKIVMTIVPPSAEEVQHHEQVSSKVFLDEKLLNQPVFALHMCQQEVLQSCDVFYSTLKDTKQAVVPFEPGQVRLLKAKWKELCDLQREVQHYLSRLISVGTSTEAQTDTVTELLLVASGLERIAIQIRRMLEELEEMHAKGLEFSDAGEREVRHLLSGVVEMSRNAFQTLKSGDDLSIMMVIREKEQLGDMEEAMKANHMVRLDSGICNPMMTPYFNSIMGDVMNVGTYLMDICSSLSYGLDVSVEERKQKKA
- a CDS encoding glycogen debranching protein; this translates as MNRKKFFSLLPDMSAYFGNLLTVEQAEKETSLGISHGYWASLMQFQPLFEVAIYKGKLPVAMELVERSSSPIEEIKKYTGNGLTYVQKIAVIDDRVLLDISLAASSDLPREDLQLGISGACLFSPEGIPYHWLEEAFVHAAVPDTSHIEGVWEDESFVLSLSQPAEHIGLRPVLETEVERQQYFSSFNLKKRFRYWVALEARKENNCLLSTLAARNFAYHMTMIPNFEKNGEAHFSVELSIHTSKDRQSHSCCYGEVSRELENRWDHLVEELPVFSCVDTDLERIYATSWYVLHSSRISCTRKHLPYPFTSVNKFHYFNQFFWDSAFENIALLWYNKPGPAEDEMKNFVKNQWRCGMLPYELFMYPTNGREWMDGDFHTSGTTQPPVIGISLWQVYCKYGHKDYLQYFYDSLVAYERWLGVYRDLGKRGLSCYVNIWESGWDNSPRFDAVTRNRVLDPYVESVDFNVYVYILRGTILRIAKLLGKTEPEGIRTRMEKEKQSMNAVMYCPEDGFYYDVIAGTSEQIKVRTAAGLLPLLTDIPTKAQKDCLINDYLLSDKEFLSEVPVPSVSRIEKCYDPKDFWRGANWPQITWSLIYGISEEYPREAGILLDRFLQHTVQNQNCYEYYHSETGEGAGLPFQGWGSLYIDLIIRFVAGISPCEHGFCFNPVSQEYTDFSLSNIRLKECAVSVKRSGRHWCISLSSLGTIQFDEPDLVFHVEKQSDSFVFTFSKKPDSLEISFPHSWKDGLVVYSK
- a CDS encoding ABC transporter ATP-binding protein; this encodes MKVSEQSKQATTVKIVDARKNFGKLQALGGISLEIGGGEFFTLLGPSGCGKTTLLRSVSGFEKLTSGHIFFNGEDTTALPPWEKNIGFVFQNYALWPNKSIFNNISYGLEIRNYDASAIHEKVKWALDLVELPGIEHKYPEELSGGQQQRVAIARALVIDPRLLLLDEPLSNLDAKLRIILRQQIKSIQQKLGVTAIYVTHDQEEALEISDRIAVIRSGCIQQIGTPKEIYQEPANSFVADFIGKANLLPGTLRGGKSFVLADGFLIPLPSVSKESAGTILFMRPEDISLVAVSEPESFCGLVTKCYFLGNIYRYQITLGNSGTFVLVEIHEELHLNEKVYLKVRKYGLFNE